A genomic window from Pseudoalteromonas piratica includes:
- a CDS encoding EAL domain-containing protein, with the protein MAGLTRFITIQVFFCVLATALTGYMLNSALHQYANSQQLKVQRAIDLELTQLTPDQDIEAFAKNIKLQYSLDKLIIKDKENQSIFSHQGNQDYLPILAKKLQEFQPFIRSQHGAGSDLGLKIEFTLRLEQAAEIMQNAFLILFLVILVMALVPFITLKLTLLQASNKVGDAISNMVDKYIEADNKDGKLDSSLADGTVSNIFPSIVRLNTFLKRKQKDIEASALDIKREAYKDTVTGLGNRNLFIEHYEHQVENAEKPCFGTLAVVRCTELSLINQTRGYQQGDEYIIDVSELIAQAIGTYSGSACYRLNSSDFAILLMNVPLKEAEKLGEVLQSKFTEFQQHVELTSVANTGIVSFETGKPLSPLLAQVDTALSMAQSKTTNGYHIQKESDLLDNVSASFGNQNWRQVIDDVLNNSRIQLMIQTIMPTSRSAKAYSEIFARFKTSEDHILPTASFLAMSEKLNQHTHVDRLVIEEAINAIKTRNLNDQFFGLNVSAKSAHDEQFSIWLERRLLKDNAIAAKLIFEVSEFGLQQNVKASKRFIDMVHRVGARITVERFGVGLTSFKFFRDLKPDFIKMDATYTRGLEEDKNNQYFMRLMVDLAHRIGVTVLAEGIESQEEKHIIEQLCLDGAQGYYIEKPKEI; encoded by the coding sequence ATGGCAGGATTAACTCGCTTTATTACGATTCAAGTATTTTTTTGTGTACTAGCAACAGCACTAACAGGCTATATGCTTAATTCTGCGTTGCACCAGTACGCTAATTCACAGCAATTAAAAGTACAACGTGCGATTGACTTAGAACTCACTCAATTGACGCCCGACCAAGATATCGAAGCGTTTGCTAAAAATATTAAATTGCAATACAGCCTTGATAAACTCATTATCAAAGACAAAGAAAATCAATCCATTTTTAGCCATCAGGGTAACCAAGATTACCTCCCTATTCTCGCCAAAAAGCTGCAAGAGTTTCAGCCTTTTATTCGCTCACAGCATGGCGCTGGAAGTGATCTAGGGTTAAAAATTGAATTTACTTTGCGTTTAGAGCAAGCTGCTGAAATCATGCAAAACGCATTTCTCATTTTATTTTTGGTAATTTTAGTAATGGCGCTAGTTCCATTCATTACCTTAAAACTCACCCTACTCCAAGCATCAAATAAGGTAGGTGATGCTATTTCCAATATGGTAGACAAATACATTGAGGCCGATAACAAAGACGGAAAACTAGATTCATCACTAGCAGATGGTACCGTCAGTAATATCTTTCCCAGCATTGTACGATTAAACACTTTTTTAAAACGTAAGCAAAAAGATATCGAAGCATCGGCACTTGATATTAAACGCGAAGCCTATAAAGATACTGTCACAGGCCTTGGTAACCGCAACCTATTTATTGAACACTACGAACATCAAGTGGAAAATGCCGAAAAGCCATGTTTTGGCACGCTCGCAGTTGTGCGTTGCACAGAGCTAAGCCTGATTAACCAAACTAGAGGCTATCAGCAAGGTGACGAGTACATTATTGATGTATCTGAGCTCATTGCTCAAGCGATTGGTACTTATTCTGGCAGTGCATGTTATCGTTTAAACAGTTCTGATTTCGCTATCTTATTGATGAATGTGCCATTAAAAGAAGCTGAAAAGCTCGGTGAAGTGTTACAAAGTAAATTTACTGAATTTCAACAACATGTGGAACTTACCAGTGTCGCAAACACAGGTATTGTGTCATTTGAAACAGGTAAACCGCTGAGCCCATTACTGGCACAAGTAGACACAGCCCTTAGTATGGCGCAAAGCAAAACAACGAATGGTTATCATATTCAAAAAGAAAGCGACCTTCTTGACAACGTGTCTGCTAGTTTCGGTAATCAAAACTGGCGTCAAGTAATTGATGATGTGCTAAACAACAGCCGTATTCAGCTAATGATACAAACGATTATGCCAACCAGCAGAAGTGCTAAGGCCTATTCTGAAATTTTTGCGCGCTTTAAAACATCTGAAGATCACATTCTACCGACGGCTTCGTTTCTTGCAATGAGTGAAAAGCTTAACCAGCATACTCATGTTGATAGATTGGTTATTGAAGAAGCAATTAATGCGATAAAAACACGTAACTTGAACGATCAGTTTTTTGGCTTAAACGTGTCTGCAAAAAGCGCCCATGACGAACAGTTTTCAATTTGGTTAGAGCGTCGTTTACTGAAAGACAATGCCATTGCTGCAAAATTAATCTTTGAAGTCAGTGAGTTTGGTCTTCAACAAAACGTCAAAGCGTCAAAACGCTTTATCGATATGGTACACCGTGTTGGAGCGCGTATTACCGTTGAACGCTTTGGTGTGGGCTTAACATCGTTTAAGTTCTTCCGTGATCTGAAACCTGACTTTATCAAAATGGACGCTACTTATACCCGCGGTTTAGAAGAAGATAAGAACAACCAATACTTTATGCGATTAATGGTTGATTTGGCACACCGTATCGGCGTTACTGTGCTTGCTGAAGGTATTGAAAGCCAAGAAGAAAAACACATCATAGAACAATTATGCTTGGATGGTGCACAAGGTTATTACATTGAAAAACCGAAAGAGATTTAA
- the rsxA gene encoding electron transport complex subunit RsxA: MTEYLLLLVATVLVNNFVLVQFLGLCPFMGVSGKLDTAIGMSLATTFVLTLASVTSYLVNQYILVPLELTFLRTMSFILVIAVVVQFTEMVVRKTSPTLYRLLGIFLPLITTNCAVLGVALLNTREQHSFLQSAIYGFGAAVGFSLVLILFAAMRERLAAADVPTPFKGASIAMITAGLMSLAFLGFTGLVKL; this comes from the coding sequence ATGACCGAATATCTACTATTACTTGTTGCAACTGTATTAGTTAACAACTTTGTACTTGTACAATTTTTAGGCTTATGCCCTTTTATGGGTGTGTCAGGCAAACTTGATACTGCCATTGGTATGTCCCTTGCCACAACATTTGTACTAACATTAGCCTCGGTCACCAGTTACCTAGTTAATCAATACATATTAGTACCACTCGAATTAACCTTTTTACGCACGATGAGCTTTATTCTAGTAATTGCTGTTGTTGTGCAATTCACCGAAATGGTGGTGAGGAAAACCAGCCCTACACTGTATCGCCTACTCGGTATCTTCTTACCATTAATCACAACTAACTGTGCTGTGTTAGGTGTTGCATTGCTTAATACGCGTGAACAACACTCATTTTTACAATCTGCTATTTACGGTTTTGGCGCTGCTGTTGGCTTTTCACTAGTATTAATTTTATTTGCTGCAATGCGTGAGCGGTTGGCTGCAGCAGATGTCCCCACCCCCTTTAAAGGTGCATCCATTGCAATGATCACTGCGGGCTTAATGTCGCTTGCATTTCTTGGCTTCACCGGATTGGTTAAACTGTAA
- the rsxB gene encoding electron transport complex subunit RsxB: MTLFYALIALGSLALFFGAVLGFAAIRYKIEGNPIVDQIDEILPQTQCGQCGYPGCRPYAEAIANGDEVNKCPPGGEATVQKLADLMGVEAKPLAGGEEKEPIKTVAYIREDECIGCTKCIQACPVDAIVGATRQMHTVLIDECTGCDLCVEPCPVDCIDMVPLKTTSKNWKWDLQAIPVTNID, encoded by the coding sequence ATGACTTTATTCTACGCCCTAATTGCTCTTGGCAGCCTTGCTCTGTTCTTTGGTGCAGTGCTTGGTTTTGCTGCCATTCGTTATAAAATTGAAGGTAACCCAATCGTTGATCAAATTGACGAGATTCTGCCTCAAACACAATGTGGTCAATGTGGTTACCCTGGTTGTCGTCCCTATGCAGAAGCCATTGCTAATGGCGATGAAGTGAATAAATGCCCGCCAGGTGGTGAGGCGACTGTACAAAAACTTGCTGATTTAATGGGTGTTGAAGCAAAACCACTTGCCGGTGGTGAAGAAAAAGAACCAATTAAAACAGTTGCCTACATACGTGAAGATGAATGTATTGGTTGTACTAAGTGTATTCAAGCGTGTCCTGTTGACGCCATTGTCGGTGCAACGCGCCAAATGCACACAGTATTAATTGATGAATGTACGGGTTGTGACTTGTGTGTTGAACCTTGCCCTGTTGATTGCATCGACATGGTCCCCCTTAAAACAACAAGTAAAAACTGGAAATGGGACTTGCAAGCCATTCCTGTTACAAATATCGATTAG
- the rsxC gene encoding electron transport complex subunit RsxC, with the protein MESILEQIERGKLWSIPGGVHPTPNKASSTQQPIKRLPLPESLTIPIKQHIGDNGKLLVKVGDFVLKGQALTEAAGHWSVPVHAPTSGTIAEIAMKPSTHPSALPEPSIVLTPDGEDTWCELAPWPDFYAKSDQEIIDRIQNAGISGMGGAGFPAYIKAQPKNEIEFLIINGVECEPYISADDMLMREHANELIKGIEVLRKLYQPTKILIGIEDDKPEAIEALTKACENDHYTQVCAVPTKYPSGGEKQLIQILTSKHVPQGGIPADIGMVVHNVGTIFAIYQAIFHGKPLIERVVTVTGDTITTPCNVWGLLGTPIKFLLEQNGFQPQQWQRVIMGGPMMGFTLPSVRLPIIKTSNCVLAPSAKEMPMPGEEKACIRCSACADACPASLLPQQLQWFAKSKEHDKLEEHNLFDCIECGACAYVCPSEIPLVQYYRVAKAEIRQEREDKVKAERAKERFEARNERLKREQEERQNRHKRAAKRTTDEAKSKVEEATKRVASNDKSAAVAAALARAKAKRNESGEPDNSEMAKLRAERKAQARAYKEEKPIASSRGDKKDAVAAAIARAKAKKAEQAETANDVTTDPRKAAVAAAIARAKAKKTGNDAESQNADTQAVDPAAPSKDDPRKAAVAAAIARAKAKKAAKEAEPQNDDTQAIDPAAPSEDDPRKAAVAAAIARAKAKKVAKEAESQSDDTQAVEPAAPSEDDPRKAAVAAAIARAKAKKAAKEAESQNDDTQAVEPAAPSEDDPRKAAVAAAIARAKAKKAAKEAESQTLNTQEDESSVHKINGDIEGQTEPKDAINNDSPAPLEAEARKKAAIAAAIAKAKAKKAKQDKGSE; encoded by the coding sequence GTGGAATCTATTTTAGAACAAATTGAACGTGGTAAGCTTTGGTCTATTCCTGGTGGGGTTCACCCAACACCAAATAAAGCGAGTTCAACACAACAACCAATTAAACGTTTACCGCTGCCTGAGAGCTTAACAATACCAATCAAACAGCACATTGGTGATAATGGAAAGTTACTTGTTAAGGTTGGTGACTTTGTGCTTAAAGGACAAGCATTAACTGAAGCTGCAGGTCACTGGAGCGTGCCGGTACATGCTCCAACTTCGGGTACCATTGCAGAAATAGCAATGAAACCGTCCACCCATCCAAGCGCACTTCCTGAGCCAAGTATCGTTTTAACGCCAGATGGCGAAGACACATGGTGTGAGCTTGCCCCATGGCCTGATTTCTACGCCAAATCAGATCAAGAAATTATCGACCGTATTCAAAATGCGGGGATCAGTGGTATGGGTGGAGCTGGCTTTCCAGCTTACATAAAGGCGCAACCAAAAAACGAAATTGAGTTTTTAATTATCAATGGCGTTGAATGTGAACCTTACATCAGTGCAGATGACATGCTGATGCGTGAACATGCCAATGAGTTGATTAAAGGCATCGAGGTACTTCGTAAGCTTTACCAGCCAACAAAAATCTTAATTGGCATTGAAGACGATAAACCTGAAGCGATTGAGGCACTTACTAAAGCATGTGAAAACGATCACTACACGCAAGTGTGCGCAGTACCAACTAAGTACCCATCTGGTGGCGAAAAGCAGCTTATCCAAATATTAACGTCAAAACATGTTCCTCAAGGCGGTATTCCTGCTGATATCGGTATGGTTGTGCATAATGTAGGCACCATCTTCGCCATTTATCAGGCTATTTTCCATGGTAAACCACTCATTGAACGTGTTGTTACAGTAACCGGTGATACCATTACAACCCCATGTAATGTTTGGGGTTTACTTGGTACGCCAATTAAATTTCTACTTGAGCAAAACGGTTTTCAGCCCCAGCAATGGCAGCGTGTCATTATGGGTGGCCCAATGATGGGCTTTACCTTACCGAGTGTACGTTTACCAATAATTAAAACCAGTAACTGCGTACTCGCGCCAAGTGCTAAAGAAATGCCAATGCCAGGAGAAGAAAAAGCCTGTATTCGCTGTAGTGCCTGTGCCGACGCGTGCCCTGCAAGTTTATTACCGCAGCAATTGCAATGGTTTGCAAAAAGTAAAGAACACGACAAACTCGAAGAACATAACCTTTTTGATTGCATAGAATGTGGTGCTTGCGCGTATGTCTGCCCGAGCGAAATTCCGCTAGTGCAATATTATCGAGTTGCCAAAGCTGAAATCCGCCAAGAGCGCGAAGACAAAGTTAAAGCCGAACGCGCAAAAGAGCGCTTTGAAGCCCGTAATGAACGCTTAAAACGGGAACAAGAAGAGCGCCAAAATCGACATAAGCGTGCCGCGAAACGCACAACCGACGAAGCAAAATCAAAAGTTGAAGAGGCAACTAAACGCGTTGCATCTAATGATAAAAGTGCAGCAGTTGCCGCAGCCCTCGCCCGTGCTAAAGCTAAACGTAATGAAAGTGGTGAACCTGATAATTCCGAAATGGCGAAATTGCGCGCAGAACGCAAAGCTCAGGCCCGCGCTTACAAAGAAGAAAAGCCAATAGCCTCTAGTCGCGGAGATAAAAAGGATGCTGTAGCAGCTGCGATAGCTCGTGCTAAAGCGAAAAAAGCAGAACAAGCTGAAACGGCAAATGATGTAACAACTGATCCGCGTAAAGCGGCTGTTGCTGCTGCCATTGCCCGCGCTAAAGCAAAGAAAACCGGTAACGATGCTGAATCGCAAAATGCGGACACGCAAGCAGTCGACCCAGCAGCACCAAGCAAAGACGACCCGCGTAAAGCCGCTGTTGCCGCAGCCATTGCCCGTGCTAAAGCGAAAAAGGCAGCCAAAGAAGCTGAACCGCAAAACGACGATACACAAGCAATCGACCCAGCAGCGCCAAGCGAAGACGATCCGCGTAAAGCCGCTGTTGCCGCAGCCATTGCCCGTGCTAAAGCGAAAAAAGTAGCCAAAGAAGCTGAATCGCAAAGCGACGATACACAAGCCGTCGAACCGGCAGCGCCAAGCGAAGACGACCCGCGTAAAGCCGCTGTTGCCGCAGCCATTGCGCGTGCTAAAGCGAAAAAGGCTGCCAAAGAAGCCGAATCGCAAAACGACGATACACAAGCCGTCGAACCGGCAGCGCCAAGCGAAGATGACCCGCGTAAAGCCGCTGTTGCCGCAGCCATTGCGCGTGCTAAAGCGAAAAAGGCAGCCAAAGAAGCCGAATCGCAAACTCTTAATACTCAGGAAGACGAGTCATCAGTTCATAAGATCAATGGGGACATTGAAGGCCAAACAGAGCCTAAAGATGCGATTAACAACGATTCCCCTGCACCGCTTGAAGCAGAAGCGCGAAAAAAAGCCGCAATTGCAGCTGCGATAGCCAAGGCTAAAGCGAAGAAAGCAAAACAAGATAAAGGATCAGAATAA
- the rsxD gene encoding electron transport complex subunit RsxD: protein MQLSLTSSPHHHSHKSLSAIMLKVCLAASLGIVCQVYFFGFGVLIQLLLAIASAVAAEAFVLKLRKRNIKSALSDYSAVLTALLLAISIPPLAPWWVIVIGTAFAIIFVKQLYGGLGFNLFNPAMAGYVLLLISFPVQMTTWSPPLELALNQHSLLDEISVIFTGITQSGFTTEQLRLGVDGVSMATPLDSLKTGLSKGLTTSESLQNPIFGEFAGIGWQWVNVAYLLGGIYLLQSRVINWHIPVAFLASLAICASIGVVFHPGVSTGPILHLFSGATMLAAFFIATDPVSASTTNKGRLIYGAAIGLLVYIIRTYGGYPDAVAFSVLLLNMAVPLIDYYTQPTVYGSREQ, encoded by the coding sequence GTGCAATTATCCTTAACCAGTTCACCACATCACCATAGTCATAAATCACTCAGTGCGATTATGCTCAAGGTGTGTCTTGCTGCAAGTCTTGGCATTGTATGCCAAGTTTATTTTTTTGGTTTTGGTGTACTTATTCAGTTGCTGCTTGCTATTGCATCAGCAGTCGCGGCTGAAGCATTCGTACTCAAGCTGAGAAAACGCAATATAAAATCAGCACTTTCTGATTACAGCGCGGTGTTAACCGCCCTTTTACTCGCAATTAGTATTCCACCGCTAGCACCTTGGTGGGTGATTGTTATTGGTACCGCATTTGCCATTATTTTCGTAAAGCAACTCTACGGTGGCTTGGGTTTTAATTTATTTAATCCGGCAATGGCTGGTTATGTGCTGTTGCTTATTTCTTTTCCAGTACAAATGACAACCTGGTCACCTCCCTTGGAGCTTGCTCTTAATCAGCATTCATTATTGGATGAGATTAGCGTTATTTTTACAGGTATTACGCAAAGTGGTTTCACTACGGAACAACTAAGACTTGGCGTAGACGGTGTATCAATGGCAACACCTCTCGACAGCCTTAAAACGGGTTTAAGTAAGGGTTTGACCACATCTGAAAGCTTACAGAACCCTATATTTGGTGAGTTTGCAGGTATTGGCTGGCAATGGGTGAATGTTGCTTACTTACTAGGTGGGATTTACTTACTCCAATCACGCGTTATTAACTGGCATATACCCGTTGCCTTTTTAGCGAGCTTGGCCATTTGTGCAAGTATTGGCGTCGTTTTTCACCCAGGTGTCAGCACTGGTCCTATTTTGCATTTATTTAGTGGCGCGACCATGCTAGCAGCATTTTTTATTGCGACTGATCCCGTTTCGGCATCCACTACCAACAAGGGACGTTTAATTTATGGCGCGGCTATTGGTCTACTAGTTTACATTATCCGTACCTATGGTGGTTACCCTGATGCAGTGGCTTTTTCAGTACTCTTACTTAACATGGCAGTGCCTTTAATTGATTACTATACACAGCCTACAGTGTACGGATCGAGGGAGCAGTAA
- the rsxG gene encoding electron transport complex subunit RsxG, protein MLTKSISKNSLILGAFALASTALVTLTYIATKPAIEQNKQQKLMTTLSQVIDSKEYNNTLYLDCVEINEDYLNHSAATKVYRAKQDGKPIAVVLQSTAPDGYSGNIDILSAIYIDGTIAGVRVIEHKETPGLGDKVEIRRSDWITSFNGKRPTSLKDTSWAVKKDGGEFDAFTGATITPRAVISAVKRASLYTQNQHQDLFNSTNVCGVNDD, encoded by the coding sequence ATGTTAACGAAATCAATTTCAAAGAACTCCCTTATTTTAGGGGCTTTTGCCTTAGCTAGTACGGCACTAGTAACGCTTACTTATATTGCGACAAAGCCGGCTATTGAACAAAACAAACAACAAAAATTAATGACCACACTAAGTCAGGTTATTGATAGTAAAGAATACAATAACACCCTGTATCTAGACTGCGTTGAGATTAATGAGGATTACTTAAATCACTCTGCAGCAACTAAAGTTTATCGTGCTAAGCAAGACGGTAAACCCATTGCCGTCGTATTACAATCAACAGCGCCTGATGGCTATAGTGGTAACATCGATATCTTATCTGCAATCTATATTGACGGTACTATTGCTGGGGTTCGCGTTATTGAACATAAAGAAACACCAGGGCTTGGTGATAAAGTAGAGATCCGCCGTTCGGATTGGATCACCAGCTTTAATGGTAAGCGCCCTACCTCTCTAAAAGATACGTCATGGGCAGTAAAAAAAGACGGCGGTGAATTTGATGCTTTTACTGGCGCCACAATTACCCCAAGAGCTGTAATTAGTGCTGTTAAACGTGCAAGCCTTTACACTCAAAATCAACATCAAGATTTATTTAATAGTACTAATGTGTGCGGAGTAAATGATGACTGA
- a CDS encoding electron transport complex subunit E, with amino-acid sequence MTEQLRDIINQGLWKNNPALVQLLGLCPLLAVSATVTNALGLGLATLFVLLGSNVTVAIVREWVPKEIRIPVFVMIIAAFVTMIELLMNAFSHELYLSLGIFIPLIVTNCAIIGRAEAFASKNSVPLAAFDGLMMGLGFLIVLVLLGAMRELLGQGTLFDGAHLLLGEWAKVLRIEVMNTDTQFLLAILSPGAFLGMGLLIALKNIIDARQQAKQKQPIVEKAPRARVTSLD; translated from the coding sequence ATGACTGAACAACTGCGCGATATTATCAACCAAGGCCTTTGGAAAAATAACCCAGCACTGGTTCAATTACTTGGCTTATGTCCGTTACTTGCTGTCTCTGCGACCGTTACGAATGCCCTTGGCCTTGGACTAGCCACTCTTTTTGTTTTGCTAGGTTCCAATGTCACAGTTGCAATTGTTCGTGAGTGGGTACCAAAAGAAATTCGTATTCCTGTGTTTGTAATGATCATTGCCGCATTTGTGACCATGATTGAATTACTAATGAATGCATTTAGTCACGAACTGTATTTATCACTGGGCATTTTTATCCCGCTTATCGTTACTAACTGCGCTATTATTGGCCGCGCTGAAGCATTCGCTTCTAAAAATTCAGTACCGCTTGCCGCTTTTGATGGCTTAATGATGGGATTGGGCTTTTTAATTGTACTTGTGCTGTTAGGGGCAATGCGAGAGCTACTGGGCCAAGGCACTTTATTTGATGGTGCACATCTATTATTAGGTGAATGGGCAAAAGTATTGCGTATTGAAGTAATGAATACAGATACCCAATTTTTACTTGCCATTTTGTCGCCAGGCGCTTTCTTAGGTATGGGATTATTAATCGCGCTTAAAAATATTATCGATGCCAGACAACAAGCAAAACAAAAACAGCCTATTGTTGAAAAAGCACCGCGCGCGCGCGTAACGAGTTTGGATTGA